The DNA sequence GGGACTCGGTATCATTTTCCGTTATGGTGGAACAACGGGGGGAGTCGACATCATCGCTCGCATTGTTCATAAGTTTTTTGGTTTCAGCATGGGTAAAACAATGTTCATCTTTGACTTTTTTATTATTACATTATCTGTTTTTACAGCCCTTGATCTTGTCAAAGGTATGTACACGCTTGTTGCTGTTTATATCGCAGCCCGCGTCATTGACTTTATTCAAGAAGGCTCCTATTCTGCCCGGGGAGCTACCATTATTACTTCAAATCCGAAAGCGCTCGCTGATAGAATCATGAAGGATATGGATCGGGGCGTTACCCTTTTCCATGCGACTGGAAGTTATACAGGGCAACGCCGTGACGTCCTCTACTGTGTAGTCGGAAAAAATGAAATAATCCGGTTAAAACAGGTCGTTAACAAATTCGACCCTCATGCCTTTGTCGCCGTCACTTCGGTCCATGAAGTAATTGGTGAAGGATTTACTTTGGACGAAAACAAAAATCCAATGCACAATTGAACAAAAAAAGACGACTTTACTCTTAAAGTAAAGTCGTCTTTTTATATTAGTCGTCATTGCTGCCGAGGAACATCAGAACGAAACGGACAAGTTCAAGTACTGCGACAAGTGCTGCTGCAACATACGTTAATGCTGCTGCATTCAGAACTTTCTTCGTTTCTCTTTCTTCGCTATTGCGGATGATCCCTGTTGAAACAAGTTGTGCCATGGCACGGTTAGATGCATCAAATTCAACTGGCAATGTTACGAGTTGGAACAAGACAGCAGCGCCCATGAAAACGATACCAACAAGAGCAAGCTGAGTCAGTTGTAAGATCAAACCGGCAAATATCAACAAATAAGCGAAATTGGAACCAAGATTCGCAACCGGTACTAGGGCATGCCTGAAACGCAAGAATGCATAATCCTGTGCATCCTGAATAGCATGTCCGACCTCATGTGCGGCAATGGCAGATGCAGCCATTGACGCTCCGTGATAGTTGTCAGTAGACAATCTGACTACCTTGCTGCGCGGATCATAGTGATCGGACAGCTGTCCTTGTACTTCTTCAATTGCAACGTCATACAGACCATTATCATCAAGAATCTTTCTCGCTACTTGAGCTCCTGTCAAATCTGAAGAGTTTGCGACTTGCGAATACTTTCTGTACGCATTTTTGACTTTGGATTGAGCCCAAAGTGGGATGATCATAAGGGCGGCGAAATATACTAGATATCCACCAATGCTTCCCATTTCCATTCCTCCATTAGTACGTTATAGGTCAATTTTAGTCAAAAATTGATACGTAGTCAATCTATTAATCTGCTTTTTTTCTTCGCTGTGCCCTGAACTTCTTCCAACTGACATAAGTTAATGTTATTGCGATACAACCGCCGACTATACCAGTAATCCATAATAACGGCATCATTTCAAAGGTTCTTGCTGGCATGTAGGAAGTTTCTTGAACATCCTTCCCCTCATTCGAGGAAAAATTAAATATTACGATTGCCGAAATCCCCAGGATTGCCAAAATGATCGACCAGCGGTGTTTTTTTATCAGCTTGCCCAAGAGATCACCTCACATACATCTTATATAACAATGTATGTGGTACATGGCTTCGTTATCACTAAGATATGGCGTCCAATTTTTCACGTTTGCGGCATAGCTTCCAGCCGACTGCAATGGATAATGTACTTAGCCAGAATGTGAAATAACCGATTTCATTTATATGAATCATAAGTGATCCATAAATGGGCATCATGCCAAATACATAGTCAATGATGTCATTATGCAGTACCCAAATAGCCCCTACAACAAGATGTTTTAGCCGGTATGTATAAAATGCTGCAAATAAAACAGCTTCGACAGCCATAGCGCCATGAGAAATCATTAACATATAACCTTGCCATCCGAGACTTCCCTGTTGAATGAGCATAAGCATGTTCATGACAACAGCCCAAACACCGTATTTAAATAAAGATACGACAGCTAATGCTTCGATATACGGAATGCTTCGCCCATATAAAAAAGCGAGTAAAACTAAAGTAATGAATAAACTCGCGGTTGGACTGTCCGGGACAAAGAGCTGAAAAATAAGGGGCGTTTCTGCCAGTTGATATCGATACCACCAAAAACCATAAAAAGTTCCAGCAAGATTGACCCAGAAAAGCAGCCATATAACAGTACGATGAAATAAAAAATCTTTCAGTAAATTCATAATAAAGGACCTGCTTTCAGGAAAATGAAAAGCATCCTTGCCAAACAGGCAAAGATGCTCGAGAGTTATTTTGCTTCTCCATTTACAGAAGCGATGAAATCAACTAGCTGTTTCAGTTCTTGATCTGAACCTTTAAATACGCCTGGAGGCATACTGCCAATACCATTTTTCGCAATATCCGCAATTTCTTCAGGAGTTTGCTCAATACCAATCAGGCTTGGAGCTGCTCCACCGCCTTCAAGCTCGGCTCCGTGACAAGAAGCACAACTGTTTTTAAATACTTCATATCCCGGATCATCCGTATTGATTTCGACCTTCTCCCCTGGAGGAATTGGTTTATTCGCCTCAGCACGTGCTTCCCAGTCAACATGAGCAACAGACTCATAAGTAAGCCAGCTGCATGCCGCCAGAGCAAGAATCATCATAGCGACTGCAATCGGACGCTGTGGTGGACGGCGTCCAGGTCCTTTGTCAAGGAATGGTGCCAGCAGTAAACCGCCAAAAGCAAGACCAGGTAAAATTAGAATGCCGAATAGAACAAATGGACCACTCGCATAGTTATATTTTAATAACTGATACAAGAATAGGAAATACCAGTCCGGAAGTGGAATATAAGTCGATGATGTCGGGTCGGCAAGTCCTTCAAGCGGTGAAGGGTGCGCAATGGTCAAGCAGAGAAAACCTACAAGGAAAACTGCACCGACGAGCCATTCTTTTAAGAGGAAGTTTGGCCAGAACGCTTCTGTTCTTCCCGGATACTCGGAATAGTCTTTCGGGATAAACGGTTCGCTGTCCGCCTTGATACGGGAATCGCCAACGAATTTCATTCCTTTTCCCTTTTTCATCTTGTTAGCCTCCTTCTCTACATGATTGCCGCAATCTTAAAGCGGCCCGGAAATACCTTGTTTGCGAATCAGGATAAAATGGACTGCCATAAGTGCAAATAGACCTGCAGGCAGGAAGAAAACATGAATTGCAAAGAAACGAGTAAGTGTTGCAGCACCAATGATGTTTGGATCACCGGCTAGCAATGTTTTCAAATATCCTCCGATTAGAGGCACCTGTCCAGCTATGTCAAGTCCAACTTGAGTTGCAAAAAATGCCTTGTTGTCCCACGGCAATAGATAGCCCGTAAAACCAAGTCCCAGCATAATAAAGAACAAAAGCACTCCTACAATCCAGTTGAGTTCTCTAGGCTTTTTGTAGGCACCCTGGAAAAACACTCGCATCGTATGTAATAGAAGCATGACAATGACAACGCTTGCACCCCAATGGTGCATTCCCCTTACAATCTGTCCATGAGCTACTTGTGACTGCAAGTAATAGACTGATTTCCAGGCGTTTTCAATGTCTGGCACATAATACATCATTAGAAACATGCCAGAAAGAATCTGGATGACAACTACAAAAAATGTAAGTCCTCCAAAACAGTACACGAAAGCGGAAAAATGATGCGCTGGGTTTACATGCTCGGGTACTTCATGATCGGCAATATCCCGCCAGATCGGCGCGACATCGACTCGTTCATCGATCCAGTCGTACATCTTCTGGAGCATACTCTCTCCCCCTATCTTTCTATTGTATTGCCAAGGTACAGCATACCGTCTTTGACTTTCTGCTCGTAGTAATCCAGTGGAGCATTAGGCGGCGTATGTGGAACATTCGTTCCATCTTTGTAATATCTTCCGCCATGACAAGGACAATAAAACTCATTTTTAAATTTGTCATCACCTTCCCAAGTAACGACACAGCCAAGGTGTTTACAGATCGGTGAAAGGGCAACGATTTTACCCTTATCATCCTTGAATACCCAAGCCGACTTGCTAACTTCCGATTCATACCAGGCATCTACCTGATCGATTGTCCAGTCAACGCGCTTCGGTGTGGTTGTAATATCATCTACAGCCAATTTAACGTTTGTGAACCCTCCGGAATCAGTCGCCTTCAGCACCGGATCAACAGCCATACGCAACATAGGAACAATCATCCCTGCCGCCATAAAGCCGCCGACACCTGTCAAAGTGTAGTTGAGGAATTGACGTCGGGACACTCTTTGCCTTTCTTCGCTCATCTTCTTCCCCCCTCTTTCTGCTAAATGATGGGCAAATTAGAAACATTTTAACTACTAGGACAATTTAATGATAGCTTAATCTGTTTATTCGGTCAATAACTATCCACCCCAAATTGATAGCGATTACAATTAACTGGAAATTAATTCCATACCTCTCTCATCAGCCTTATTACTTCTCTCGCGAGCCCCTTTGCTGATTGCCCGAATTCCTCTGTTTCCATATCCATTTCAGTCGGACAAGGGAGCCAGACTAGCTCACCACTCATGTTCTTTGCATGCTTCCTCCATGACGAATCGAATGTCGTTAGAAAGACATGCTTAAACCCATTCTCCTGGGCGCTGTCCACCCATCTTTGCAAGCGAACGGAATCAGTTTCTTCGTTCGGCAAATAAACATAGGCTGGAAAAAGCATAACCCTTCCTGCTAACTCCTTTTCCAGTTCACTTGTGAAAATCTGAGTCGTTTCCTGATAGAGAGCTGTTTTAGAAATTCCGTCTTCATGCGAAATATCAAGCGGAATTAATGGAATTACAGCCGTATCGATAAACTCCTTTGCTTCTAGGTAACGTTTTGCATCTTGTCTTACCCACTTCATTGTTGTCCCTCCTTACTTGGCATAAGATGCCATTTAATTCACCATCAAGCTTATGGAAAAGCAAATGAAAAAGCAACCCTAAGCACATGGCTGGGGCTGCTTCAGTTGTTGATGTTCAGTTTTTCAAGCCGATCTGCCCAAATACGGAAAGCCTCTTTATCATGTCTGTCGAGCGCGTCATCTATCATTTTCAAACATTCATTCTTCTCATATTCGCGCAAAGTATGTTCGAGAATTCCTTCGGCTATTTTGCTGTCTTCTTCTGGAATCAGCTCATCTTTAAATGGGTTTTCCTCTAATACAGCTGCGTACAAAGCATTCTGCCGAGCATTTTTGAAGTTCAGCTGAATATATAAAGACTCATGCTTGTTCAAACGGATATCATGGAATGTTTTCTCAGCATCGACTGTCTCTAAATGATTTTTATAGAAACAGAACGGTTTGTCTTCTGTACATTGGCTGCTCATTACA is a window from the Aciduricibacillus chroicocephali genome containing:
- a CDS encoding ubiquinol-cytochrome c reductase iron-sulfur subunit translates to MSEERQRVSRRQFLNYTLTGVGGFMAAGMIVPMLRMAVDPVLKATDSGGFTNVKLAVDDITTTPKRVDWTIDQVDAWYESEVSKSAWVFKDDKGKIVALSPICKHLGCVVTWEGDDKFKNEFYCPCHGGRYYKDGTNVPHTPPNAPLDYYEQKVKDGMLYLGNTIER
- a CDS encoding sporulation protein YpjB translates to MGKLIKKHRWSIILAILGISAIVIFNFSSNEGKDVQETSYMPARTFEMMPLLWITGIVGGCIAITLTYVSWKKFRAQRRKKAD
- a CDS encoding ReoY family proteolytic degradation factor, yielding MESSVTIQDKKSFISWFLGEFRLKKRESTWILKYLLNHQEILENVHFVHDANLCPRGIVMSSQCTEDKPFCFYKNHLETVDAEKTFHDIRLNKHESLYIQLNFKNARQNALYAAVLEENPFKDELIPEEDSKIAEGILEHTLREYEKNECLKMIDDALDRHDKEAFRIWADRLEKLNINN
- a CDS encoding menaquinol-cytochrome c reductase cytochrome b/c subunit, with protein sequence MKKGKGMKFVGDSRIKADSEPFIPKDYSEYPGRTEAFWPNFLLKEWLVGAVFLVGFLCLTIAHPSPLEGLADPTSSTYIPLPDWYFLFLYQLLKYNYASGPFVLFGILILPGLAFGGLLLAPFLDKGPGRRPPQRPIAVAMMILALAACSWLTYESVAHVDWEARAEANKPIPPGEKVEINTDDPGYEVFKNSCASCHGAELEGGGAAPSLIGIEQTPEEIADIAKNGIGSMPPGVFKGSDQELKQLVDFIASVNGEAK
- a CDS encoding YitT family protein, yielding MVLGIRLKNTVFILLGAAIFAFGLVHFNMQNNLSEGGFTGITLLMYFLWGWDPAITNIILNIPVFFIGWKILGRQTFLYTLIGTFAVSIFLKLFQIRPFHTYMQSDMILAALFAGVFIGVGLGIIFRYGGTTGGVDIIARIVHKFFGFSMGKTMFIFDFFIITLSVFTALDLVKGMYTLVAVYIAARVIDFIQEGSYSARGATIITSNPKALADRIMKDMDRGVTLFHATGSYTGQRRDVLYCVVGKNEIIRLKQVVNKFDPHAFVAVTSVHEVIGEGFTLDENKNPMHN
- a CDS encoding DUF1405 domain-containing protein, which translates into the protein MNLLKDFLFHRTVIWLLFWVNLAGTFYGFWWYRYQLAETPLIFQLFVPDSPTASLFITLVLLAFLYGRSIPYIEALAVVSLFKYGVWAVVMNMLMLIQQGSLGWQGYMLMISHGAMAVEAVLFAAFYTYRLKHLVVGAIWVLHNDIIDYVFGMMPIYGSLMIHINEIGYFTFWLSTLSIAVGWKLCRKREKLDAIS
- a CDS encoding DUF2487 family protein codes for the protein MKWVRQDAKRYLEAKEFIDTAVIPLIPLDISHEDGISKTALYQETTQIFTSELEKELAGRVMLFPAYVYLPNEETDSVRLQRWVDSAQENGFKHVFLTTFDSSWRKHAKNMSGELVWLPCPTEMDMETEEFGQSAKGLAREVIRLMREVWN
- the qcrB gene encoding menaquinol-cytochrome c reductase cytochrome b subunit, whose protein sequence is MLQKMYDWIDERVDVAPIWRDIADHEVPEHVNPAHHFSAFVYCFGGLTFFVVVIQILSGMFLMMYYVPDIENAWKSVYYLQSQVAHGQIVRGMHHWGASVVIVMLLLHTMRVFFQGAYKKPRELNWIVGVLLFFIMLGLGFTGYLLPWDNKAFFATQVGLDIAGQVPLIGGYLKTLLAGDPNIIGAATLTRFFAIHVFFLPAGLFALMAVHFILIRKQGISGPL
- a CDS encoding zinc metallopeptidase; translated protein: MGSIGGYLVYFAALMIIPLWAQSKVKNAYRKYSQVANSSDLTGAQVARKILDDNGLYDVAIEEVQGQLSDHYDPRSKVVRLSTDNYHGASMAASAIAAHEVGHAIQDAQDYAFLRFRHALVPVANLGSNFAYLLIFAGLILQLTQLALVGIVFMGAAVLFQLVTLPVEFDASNRAMAQLVSTGIIRNSEERETKKVLNAAALTYVAAALVAVLELVRFVLMFLGSNDD